Proteins from a genomic interval of Gossypium hirsutum isolate 1008001.06 chromosome A09, Gossypium_hirsutum_v2.1, whole genome shotgun sequence:
- the LOC107928419 gene encoding imidazoleglycerol-phosphate dehydratase 1, chloroplastic encodes MELSISSRLLNTSSAAAATALLKSKPRVHHRHTSIPLLPLKHLFSPLTLKQMSSNSQSTLSCSSLPQNNTPPAPSSPSTASGRIGEVKRVTKETNVWVKINLDGTGVVNSSTSIPFLDHMLDQLASHGLFDVHVKATGDIHIDDHHTNEDVALALGTALLQSLGDRKGINRFGDFSAPLDEALIHVSLDLSGRPHLSYDLNIPTARVGTYDTQLVEHFFQSLVNTSGMTLHIRQLAGKNSHHIIEATFKAFARALRQATEYDPRRLGTIPSSKGVLSRS; translated from the exons ATGGAGCTTTCCATTTCTTCTCGCCTACTCAACACCTCCTCCGCCGCCGCCGCAACTGCGCTACTAAAATCCAAGCCCAGAGTTCATCATAGACATACCTCAATCCCTCTTCTTCCTCTCAAACACCTATTCTCCCCTCTCACTTTGAAACAAATGAGTAGCAATTCCCAGTCAACGCTTTCTTGTTCCTCTCTTCCCCAAAACAACACCCCTCCTGCCCCATCTTCCCCTTCAACCGCATCAG GTCGGATTGGAGAAGTGAAAAGGGTAACGAAAGAGACGAATGTGTGGGTTAAGATAAACTTGGATGGCACCGGAGTTGTTAATTCTAGTACAAGCATTCCCTTTCTCGATCATATGTTGGAT CAATTAGCCTCTCATGGTCTGTTCGATGTGCACGTCAAGGCTACTGGCGACATTCATATTGATGATCATCACACCAATGAAGATGTTGCCCTTGCTCTTGGGACG GCATTGCTTCAGTCACTTGGTGATCGTAAAGGGATTAACCGGTTCGGTGATTTTTCAGCTCCTCTCGATGAAGCATTGATACATGTTTCACTG GATTTATCTGGCCGACCGCATTTAAGTTATGATTTAAACATTCCCACAGCAAGAGTTGGAACATATGACACTCAG TTAGTGGAGCATTTTTTCCAGTCATTGGTCAATACTTCTGGCATGACACTACACATAAGGCAG CTTGCTGGAAAAAATTCGCATCATATAATCGAGGCAACCTTTAAGGCTTTCGCTAGGGCTCTTAGGCAGGCAACAGAGTACGATCCACGTCGCCTTGGGACTATACCGAG CTCAAAAGGAGTTCTATCAAGATCTTGA
- the LOC107928523 gene encoding FRIGIDA-like protein 4a — protein MGSIPDPGELTELTQPSFDEFQRQTSLMTSCTLLWKELSDHINSLEQNLIKQSETLKRKIEALDSETKASLDSLKKRELSIEDSVKIALSRVEFNTKAAMRTLGDDVEDNPDGEVDDGDGLLQHLKSTCLKMEAKEFWSFVIGKKKEIDLLREKIPAALSECIDPARFVMEAISEVFPVDKRGNEGGSDLAWACVLILESLIPVVVDPVIGKSRILVTPSMKEQAKEIAETWKKSLEERGGIENVKTPDVHTFLQHLVTFGIVKKEDLELYRKLVVASAWRKQMPKLAVSLGLGDQMPDMIEELISKGQQLDAVHFTYEVGLVDKFPPVPLLKSFLRDAKKAASSILDDPNNTGRAAQLAARKEQSALRAVIKCIEEYKLEAEFPPENLKKRLEQLEKTKTEKRKPVVVPANKRTRVNNGGPMPPAKAGRLTNAYVSSFPAPPPFVRSPSHTQYPAPVPGYPSPPPMYGSRSPPTNPYAYSPEAVPPPLAGSYPGAPMNYPAYGGYGNGLAPAYQQAYYR, from the exons ATGGGGTCGATCCCCGATCCTGGCGAGTTGACCGAGTTAACCCAGCCGAGTTTCGATGAGTTCCAGCGTCAAACGTCTCTGATGACGAGCTGTACTCTCCTCTGGAAAGAACTGTCGGATCACATAAATTCACTTGAGCAGAACCTGATAAAGCAGTCGGAGACCTTGAAACGCAAAATCGAGGCACTGGACTCGGAGACCAAGGCTTCACTCGACTCACTCAAGAAGCGGGAACTCAGTATCGAGGACAGTGTCAAGATCGCACTCAGCCGAGTCGAGTTCAACACCAAAGCTGCCATGAGGACCCTTGGCGATGACGTTGAAGACAATCCGGACGGTGAGGTCGACGACGGAGACGGACTTTTGCAGCACCTGAAATCAACGTGCTTGAAAATGGAAGCTAAAGAGTTCTGGAGCTTCGTGAtcggaaaaaagaaagaaatagatttGTTAAGAGAGAAAATCCCTGCAGCGTTGTCGGAATGCATCGATCCGGCGAGGTTTGTTATGGAGGCCATATCGGAGGTATTTCCGGTGGACAAAAGAGGAAATGAGGGAGGAAGTGATTTAGCTTGGGCTTGTGTTTTGATTCTGGAAAGCTTAATCCCGGTGGTGGTTGATCCGGTGATAGGAAAATCAAGGATCCTTGTTACGCCTAGTATGAAAGAGCAGGCCAAAGAAATCGCGGAGACATGGAAAAAGAGCCTTGAAGAGAGAGGAGGGATTGAGAATGTGAAAACCCCTGATGTTCATACTTTTTTGCAGCATTTGGTTACGTTTGGGATTGTCAAGAAAGAGGATCTGGAGCTTTATAGGAAACTTGTCGTTGCTTCTGCTTGGAGAAAACAAATGCCCAAACTCGCCGTTTCGCTTGGCCTCGGCGATCAGATGCCTG ACATGATTGAAGAATTGATCAGCAAGGGACAGCAGCTTGATGCAGTTCATTTTACTTATGAAGTTGGCCTTGTGGACAAGTTCCCCCCTGTGCCCCTGCTGAAATCTTTCTTGAGGGATGCAAAGAAGGCTGCATCTTCTATTTTAGATGATCCCAATAATACTGGCCGGGCTGCG CAACTTGCTGCACGCAAAGAGCAATCTGCACTTCGGGCTGTCATCAAGTGCATTGAAGAGTACAAACTCGAGGCTGAGTTTCCGCCTGAAAACCTCAAGAAACGCCTTGAGCAGCTAGAGAAGACCAAGACTGAAAAGAGAAAACCAGTTGTAGTCCCTGCTAACAAGCGAACGCGTGTAAATAATGGTGGTCCGATGCCTCCTGCTAAAGCTGGCCGTTTGACGAATGCATATGTCTCATCTTTCCCGGCACCTCCTCCATTTGTAAGGTCTCCCTCCCACACCCAGTACCCTGCTCCAGTCCCAGGATACCCATCCCCACCTCCCATGTATGGAAGCAGGAGCCCACCCACCAACCCCTATGCTTACTCACCAGAAGCAGTCCCTCCTCCCCTTGCTGGTTCATACCCTGGAGCTCCCATGAATTATCCCGCATACGGGGGCTACGGTAATGGTTTGGCACCAGCATATCAGCAGGCTTACTACCGATAG